A genomic region of Zetaproteobacteria bacterium contains the following coding sequences:
- a CDS encoding adenosylcobinamide-GDP ribazoletransferase, protein MEEHEKILKIRGRRAMSTGCCSAFSLLSKDPAGGEAYDLAVGRDWFPVIGLTTGLLVMVLGRIGGMVDPWLGAVLALLAWYGANGGAHAVGAATMADGCAGRGGGALQSALLVAAKLVLLMLLISAARWWALVLIPAWSRLGAAWCLASIPPAADDPVAQTLHDHAQQEGSSTGFWALALWLLGGALSPLMWLAPLVIAGWYWFLQNRLGGMRGAAIHAGVEWCEVGLLVLAVVLHSTVAS, encoded by the coding sequence ATGGAAGAGCATGAGAAAATCCTGAAAATCAGAGGGAGAAGAGCCATGTCCACAGGATGTTGCAGCGCGTTTTCGCTACTCTCGAAGGATCCCGCCGGCGGCGAGGCGTACGACCTGGCAGTCGGCCGCGACTGGTTCCCGGTGATCGGCCTGACCACCGGGCTGCTGGTGATGGTGCTGGGCAGGATCGGTGGCATGGTCGACCCTTGGCTGGGGGCGGTGCTCGCCCTGCTCGCCTGGTATGGTGCCAACGGCGGCGCCCACGCGGTCGGCGCGGCGACGATGGCCGACGGCTGCGCGGGCCGCGGGGGCGGTGCCCTGCAGAGTGCGCTGCTGGTGGCCGCCAAGCTGGTATTGCTGATGCTCCTGATCAGCGCGGCCCGGTGGTGGGCGCTGGTGTTGATCCCCGCCTGGTCGCGGTTGGGTGCCGCCTGGTGCCTCGCCTCGATCCCCCCGGCGGCGGACGACCCCGTGGCGCAGACACTCCACGACCATGCGCAGCAGGAGGGGAGCAGCACCGGCTTCTGGGCGCTGGCCCTGTGGCTGCTCGGCGGCGCCCTCTCCCCGCTGATGTGGCTGGCGCCGCTGGTCATCGCCGGCTGGTACTGGTTCCTGCAGAACCGGCTGGGCGGCATGCGCGGCGCGGCAATCCACGCCGGCGTCGAGTGGTGCGAGGTGGGGCTGCTCGTCCTCGCCGTCGTCCTGCACTCCACCGTCGCCTCCTGA
- the tsaE gene encoding tRNA (adenosine(37)-N6)-threonylcarbamoyltransferase complex ATPase subunit type 1 TsaE codes for MLEDEAATLRAARELAARLQPGDVVALSGPLGVGKSCFARAMLRALGVRDAALPSPTYAIIQPYRGAHGPVAHMDWYRIDDEAELRLTGVAEYLVAPWITLVEWPERGMGLLPAAYWRVELAIPADAPGSRRMVLAPPAWQGSPKSPTGSPESG; via the coding sequence CTGCTGGAGGACGAGGCGGCGACGCTCCGTGCCGCCCGGGAGTTGGCCGCGCGGTTGCAGCCTGGGGATGTGGTGGCGCTCAGCGGCCCGCTCGGTGTCGGCAAGAGCTGTTTCGCCCGGGCGATGCTGCGTGCGCTCGGCGTGCGCGATGCGGCCCTGCCCAGCCCGACCTACGCCATCATCCAGCCCTATCGCGGTGCCCATGGGCCGGTGGCCCACATGGACTGGTACCGCATCGACGACGAAGCGGAGCTGCGTCTGACCGGCGTGGCGGAGTATCTGGTCGCGCCGTGGATCACCCTTGTCGAGTGGCCGGAGCGGGGGATGGGGCTGCTGCCTGCGGCCTATTGGCGGGTGGAGCTCGCCATTCCCGCCGATGCGCCCGGGTCACGGCGGATGGTGTTGGCGCCGCCTGCCTGGCAGGGCTCTCCCAAGTCTCCGACGGGCTCTCCCGAGTCCGGCTGA
- a CDS encoding CBS domain-containing protein: MNTAAEIMNRQPPCCRADTPISTLAVRFSEEGITGVLVVDEEQRLLGVVTESDLVDRQASLHIPTALAIFDMVIPLGAQRFEREIARLRAMTAGDLIEHPPRTIAPEATLDEIAALMEDADIHHLPVVDGDNFVVGMVTKRELIRALAARAAG, translated from the coding sequence ATGAACACCGCAGCGGAGATCATGAACCGGCAGCCGCCCTGCTGCAGGGCGGATACCCCGATCAGCACGCTGGCCGTTCGTTTCAGCGAGGAGGGGATCACCGGTGTGCTGGTGGTCGACGAGGAGCAGCGGCTGCTCGGTGTGGTGACCGAGAGCGACCTGGTCGACCGGCAGGCCAGCCTCCATATTCCCACCGCGCTGGCCATCTTTGACATGGTGATTCCGCTGGGCGCGCAGCGCTTCGAGCGAGAGATCGCCCGGCTCAGGGCGATGACCGCCGGCGATCTGATCGAGCATCCGCCCCGGACCATCGCGCCGGAGGCCACGCTCGACGAGATCGCCGCGCTGATGGAGGATGCCGACATCCACCACCTGCCGGTGGTCGATGGCGACAACTTCGTCGTCGGCATGGTGACCAAGCGGGAGCTGATCCGCGCACTGGCCGCCCGCGCCGCCGGCTGA
- the thiC gene encoding phosphomethylpyrimidine synthase ThiC, with product MEESMPKVSGSRAQNATAARFPASRRVYITGSRPDIRVPMREISLSPSRVGGREVPNPPLLVYDTSGPYGDAEQSVDLEQGLASIRAPWIAERADTELQPAPSSSFVRARREDPALAHLRFAHMRRPRRARPGGNVTQMHYARAGIVTPEMEFVAIRENQRRERIRSLSDQHAGEPFGATIPRVITPEFVRDEVARGRAIIPANINHPELEPMIIGRNFLIKINGNIGNSALGSSIEEEVEKMVWAIRWGADTIMDLSTGKYIHETREWIIRNSPVPIGTVPIYQALEKVDGVAEELSWELVRDTLIEQAEQGVDYFTLHAGVLLRYIPLTAKRLAGIVSRGGSIMAKWCLAHHRENFLYTHFDEICEIAKAYDVAFSLGDGLRPGAIADANDEAQFAELHTLGELTRKAWAHDVQVMIEGPGHVPMQLIKENMEEQLKHCFEAPFYTLGPLTTDIAPGYDHITSAIGAAQIGWYGCAMLCYVTPKEHLGLPDREDVKQGVIAYKIAAHAADLAKGHPGAQARDDALSRARFEFRWEDQFNLSLDPETARAYHDATLPKESAKHAHFCSMCGPKFCSMKITQDVRDYAATQGLDLEQALERGLQEKAEEFVDQGGEIYRQA from the coding sequence ATGGAGGAGTCCATGCCCAAAGTTTCCGGCAGCCGCGCCCAGAATGCAACCGCCGCCCGCTTCCCCGCTTCGCGTCGGGTCTACATCACCGGGTCACGCCCCGACATCCGGGTGCCGATGCGGGAGATCTCCCTCTCGCCCAGTCGGGTGGGGGGGCGGGAGGTCCCCAACCCCCCGCTTCTGGTCTACGACACCTCGGGGCCCTACGGGGATGCGGAGCAGTCGGTCGACCTGGAGCAGGGGTTGGCGTCGATCCGCGCACCGTGGATCGCGGAGCGTGCCGACACCGAGCTGCAGCCCGCCCCCTCCTCCAGCTTCGTCCGTGCCCGGCGGGAGGATCCCGCGCTGGCGCACCTCCGCTTCGCCCATATGCGTCGGCCGCGGCGGGCGCGGCCGGGGGGCAACGTCACCCAGATGCACTACGCCCGCGCCGGGATCGTCACGCCGGAGATGGAGTTCGTCGCCATCCGCGAGAACCAGCGGCGCGAGCGGATCCGTTCGCTGAGTGATCAGCATGCCGGCGAGCCGTTCGGCGCGACCATCCCCCGGGTGATCACGCCGGAGTTCGTCCGCGACGAGGTGGCGCGCGGCCGGGCGATCATCCCGGCGAACATCAACCACCCCGAGCTGGAACCGATGATCATCGGGCGCAACTTCCTGATCAAGATCAATGGCAACATCGGCAACTCCGCGCTCGGCTCCTCGATCGAGGAGGAGGTGGAGAAGATGGTCTGGGCGATCCGGTGGGGGGCGGACACCATCATGGACCTCTCCACCGGCAAGTACATCCACGAGACCCGCGAGTGGATCATCCGCAACAGTCCGGTGCCGATCGGCACGGTGCCGATCTATCAGGCGCTGGAGAAGGTCGATGGGGTTGCCGAAGAGCTGAGCTGGGAGCTGGTGCGCGACACCCTGATCGAGCAGGCGGAGCAGGGGGTGGACTACTTCACCCTGCATGCCGGGGTGCTGCTGCGCTACATCCCGCTGACCGCAAAGCGGCTGGCCGGCATCGTCTCCCGCGGCGGATCGATCATGGCCAAGTGGTGCCTGGCGCATCATCGGGAGAACTTTCTCTACACCCATTTCGACGAGATCTGCGAGATCGCCAAGGCCTACGACGTCGCCTTCTCGCTCGGTGACGGTCTGCGCCCGGGCGCCATCGCCGACGCCAACGACGAGGCGCAGTTCGCCGAGCTGCATACGCTGGGCGAGTTGACCCGCAAGGCGTGGGCGCACGATGTGCAGGTGATGATCGAGGGGCCGGGCCATGTGCCGATGCAGTTGATCAAGGAGAACATGGAGGAGCAGCTCAAGCACTGTTTCGAGGCGCCGTTTTACACCCTGGGGCCGCTGACCACCGACATCGCCCCGGGCTACGACCACATCACCAGCGCCATCGGCGCCGCCCAGATCGGCTGGTACGGCTGCGCCATGCTCTGCTATGTCACGCCCAAGGAGCATTTGGGCCTGCCCGATCGCGAGGATGTCAAACAGGGGGTGATCGCCTACAAGATCGCCGCCCACGCCGCCGATCTGGCCAAGGGGCATCCCGGCGCTCAGGCGCGCGACGACGCGCTCTCCCGCGCGCGGTTCGAGTTCCGCTGGGAGGATCAGTTCAACCTCAGTCTCGATCCGGAGACCGCGCGCGCCTACCACGACGCCACCCTACCCAAGGAGAGCGCCAAGCATGCCCACTTCTGCTCGATGTGCGGGCCGAAGTTCTGCTCGATGAAGATCACGCAGGATGTGCGCGACTACGCGGCGACGCAGGGGCTCGATCTGGAGCAGGCGCTGGAGCGTGGCCTGCAGGAGAAGGCGGAGGAGTTCGTCGACCAGGGCGGCGAGATCTACCGGCAGGCGTGA